The Propionispora hippei DSM 15287 DNA segment TCCCATCGGCAAGTCGTGGATTCAGTTTAAAGCAAGCTATTATTTATATGCCTTGGTGTTTGTCGTTTTTGATGTGGAAACGATGTTTTTGTATCCCTGGGCCGTCCAATTTCAGCAGCTTGGCTTGTTTGCTTTTGTAGAAATGATTATTTTTGTAGCCATATTAACGCTTGGATTATGGTATGCCTGGAAAAAGGGGGCTTTGGAGTGGAAATAAAAGATGCGGTGGCAAAACCTGATTCTTTATTGGAACGAAATATTATCGTCACTTCGATTGAACAGGTGCTGAACTGGGCCCGGAGCAACTCTCTGTGGCCGCTTACCTCCGGTTTGGCCTGCTGTGCTATTGAGATGATGTCGGCGGCAGCGGCCAGATTTGACTTGGCCCGATTTGGCTACGAGGTGTTTCGTCCGTCGCCCCGGCAGGCTGATCTCTTGATTGTGGCCGGGACGCTGACCTGGAAGATGGCGGGGCCGTTAAAGCGGCTATATGAGCAAATGCCGGAACCAAAGTACGTCATTGCCATGGGTAACTGTGCCAATGCCGGCGGGCCGTTCGTCGATTCGTCCTATACTGTTGTGCCCGGCGTGGATAAGATTATCCCGGTGGACGTATATATTCCCGGCTGTCCGCCGCGGCCAGAGGCTCTCATTCAGGGCCTGCTGGAACTAAAAAAGAAGATTCGTCATCCTGAAGTGGCAAGGCGGGATCAACATGACTAAACAAATGATAACCAAGGATGAACTGACAGAGCTGGCCGCCCGGTTTGCCCCGGCGACCGAGGTAAGCGGTGAGGGAGTAAGCGGCGCCTTGGTGATTGCCAGGGACAGGCTGCTAGAGCTGCTGCGCTGGCTGAAAGAGGACGCGGACTATCAATTTACCCTGCTGAGCAATGAGACGGCCGTGGACTACCCCGAGTATTTTGAACTGGTCTGTCATCTCTATTCCTGCCACCGTCGCCAGATGCTCACCGTTAAGGCGCGCTGCAGCAAAGAGGAAGCGGTTTTCCCCTCCCTGGTTTCGCTTTGGCCGGGCGCCAATTTCCAGGAGCGGGAGATTTACGATTTGCTGGGGCTTACCTTTACCGGTCATCCCCAGCTCAAGCGTATTTTATTGCCGGCGGAATTTACCGGGCATCCGCTGCGTAAAGATTTTAAAGCAGCCGGCCAAGAAGTGTGAGGTGAAGGATATGCCGAGAACAGAAGTATATACACTCAATATGGGACCGGTCCATCCCAGCACCCACGGTGTTTTGCAGGTGATTTTGGACCTGGACGGCGAACAGGTGGTGCGGGCTACCCCGGAAATGGGTTATTTGCATCGCGGTATTGAAAAGCTGGCCGAGGGCCGGACTTATCCCCAGTTTTTGCCCTATACCGACCGGCTGGATTATGTGTCGGCCATGGGCAACAACCTGGGCTATTGCCAGACGGTGGAGAAGCTGCTGGGCGTGGAGGTACCGGAACGGGCCGAATATATCCGGGTGATTATGGCTGAACTCAACCGCATTGCCAGTCACTTGATCTTTTTTGGCACTATTGCCATTGATTTCGGTTCGGCTACAGGTATGATTTATGGGTTCCGGGACCGTGAAAAAATACTGGACTTATTTAATATGGTCTGCGGCGCCCGCATGACGTTCCATTATATCCGCATCGGTGGGGTGGCGGAAGATTTGCCGGCCGAATTTGTGCCGGCGGCACAGGCCTTTCTTGATGAATTTCCCTCGTTGCTGGAAGAATATCACGGTCTGATCAGCGGCAATGAAATTTTTACGCATCGTCTGAAGGGCTATGCTAAAATCAACGCCGCCCGGGCGCTGGAACTGGGCATGACCGGACCGTCGCTCCGGGCCTCGGGCGTGGATTATGATATTCGCAAGGTTGATCCTTACGGGGTCTACGACCGATTTGACTTTACTGTTCCCCTGGGCACGCAGGGCGACAACTGGGACCGTTACATAGTCCGGATGCAGGAAATGGAACAAAGCGCCCGGATTGTCCGGCAGGCGCTGGAAGGCTTGCCGGAAGGGCCGGTGAAAGCCAAAATGGCCCGGGTGATCAAGCCGCCAGCGGGCGATGTATATCACCGGATTGAAAATCCCCGGGGTGAGCTGGGCTACTATATTGTCAGTGACGGCAGCACCAAGCCGTACCGCGTTCATATCCGCCGCCCGTCCTTCATCAACCTGCACGCGCTGGATGAACTGTGCCGCGGACTCTTAATCGGCGATGTGGTGGCCATTTTGTCTACGCTGGACCCACTGATGGGCGAGGTAGACTGTTGAATACAGGTTCGTAGCAAGGGAGGAGACTTTTATGAATGAGTTACTGGGACTTGCCAGGGTTGCGGCAATGGTCCGGGAGATACTGACGCCGTTCCTGCCCTATCCTGATATTGTGGATTTTATCATTGGCCTGGTAGGCATTGCCGGTATTTTTGGTGTTATTTTTACTGCCGCCCTGGTGCTGGTTTACGCCGAACGAAAAATCAGCGCTTTCATGCAGGTCCGCCTTGGGCCAAACCGGGTTGGACCGGCCGGCATGCTGCAGAGCTTTGCCGATATGCTTAAGCTGTTAAGCAAGGAGGATATTATTCCCTGTGGTGTTGACCGCTGGATGTGGATGCTGGCGCCGGTGGTGCTGTTTTTGCCGGCAGCAACCGTGTATGCTGTATTTCCTTTTGATGACGGGGCTGTGCTGGCCGATTTGAATATCGGTATTTTATTTGTTATGGCTATTTCCGCCCAGTCGACCCTGCCCTTTCTTATGGCCGGCTGGTCTTCCAACAGTAAATACGCTGTGATCGGCGGCATGCGGACGGTAGCTCAGATGTTAAGCTACGAAATTCCGCTGGTCTTTTCCGTACTGGGTATTGTCATGCTGGTCGGGTCCATGCGGTTAAGCGATATTGTGGCCGCCCAGCAGAATATATGGTTTATTGTGCTGCAGCCGGTGGCCTTTGTCATTTATGTCATTGCCGCCACGGCGGAGACCAACCGGGCGCCCTTTGACCTCGTGGAAGGGGAGTCGGAGATTATTGCCGGCCCGTTTACCGAGTATTCGGGCATGCGCTGGGCCTTCTTCTTCCTGGCGGAATATGCCAACCTCCTGGCCGTCTCGGCCATTGCCGCCACTTTGTTTCTCGGCGGCTGGCACGGGCCGTTCCTCCCTGGCTGGCTGTGGTTTTTTATCAAAGTAGGTCTGATGATTTTCTTATTCATGTGGTTTCGCTGGACCTTCCCCCGTTTCCGGATTGACCAGATGATGAGTTTTGGCTGGAAAATACTTTTGCCGCTGGCCTTGGCCAATATGGTTGTAACAGGAATCGGAATTTTTGCCTACAGGTTGTGGAGCTAGTGCTCCATTAACTTGCACTTTAAAAATTGGCGGAGCACTAGGAGGGATATGCCATGCAAGGCAAAGGCTTGCTCAAGGGGATGGGGATTACCCTGAAACGTTTTGTCGGTAAAAAAGTCACTGTTCAATATCCGGAGGAAAAACTTCCCCTGTCGCCGCGCTTTCGCGGTGGCGTACTGGATTTGTCAGTAGAAAAGTGCATTGCCTGCGGGTTGTGTGCCATGAGCTGTCCGAATCAGGCCATTGATCTTGGCACTGCCGTGGGAGAGAATAAAAAGAAACACCTGACGAGATACCACTATTTGTCAGGACGGTGCCTATACTGTGATTTGTGCATTGAAGCCTGTCCCACGAAGGCGATTGTTTGGGATAAGAATTATGAGAATTCCACGTACTGGCGGGATGACCTGGAGCATGACTGTATGGCGGCCGCTGCCGCTAAACAGGGGACTGCCGGCGAGCCGGACGCTACGGCGCCGGACGGGGAAAAGGGGGAGGACTGATGATGCAGGACTTGACCTATACGGCGGCCTTTTATCTATTATCACTACTTACGCTGGGGGCCGGGCTGGGTGTTGTCGTCAAGCGCAATCTGGTGCACAGCGCGCTGCTGTTGGCTCTTTCTTTTATCGGTGTGGCGGGGTTATATATCCTGCTGCAGGCGGAATATCTGGCTGCCGTGCAAATTTTGGTCTATAGCGGCGCCGTGGCAATCATGGTGGTTATCGGTATTATGCTAACCGTCCGCGGCGACATGCAGGACAGCAATCCGCCAGGCCGGCTGCGCTGGAGCGCCGCCGTGGTCAGCGTACTGTTTACCGGCATGCTGCTGGTGCTGGTGACGGCTACGCCCTGGAAGCACAGTGTCGCGACTGCTGCCCTAAACGCGGTGCCCCTCTTGGCTACACTGATGCTGGGCGACTACATGCTGGCCTTTGAGGCGGCGGCCGTATTGCTCCTGGCGGCCATGCTGGGGGCCATTATCCTGGCTAAAGGAGCGGATGAGCAATGATTGGACTGGAACATTTTCTGGTTGTCGGCGCGCTGCTGTTCGGTATCGGTTTGTACGGCTTATTGAGTAAGCGCAATGTAATCGCCTTATTGATGAGTATTGAACTGATGCTGAACGCCGTCAATATCAACCTGATTGCCTTTGCGCGGTTTGTGACTCCCGACCGTCCCGACGGACAGGTGTTTGCCATTTTCAATATAGCCCTGGCGGCAGCGGAAGTAGCTGTCGGGCTGGCGCTGGTATTTCGTATTTACCGGGACCGTGCCGGTATTGACGCAACTAAATTAAACGGGATGAAGTGGTAGAGAGGGGTGTTGGATGATGAGTAGCTATGCGTTGGCCCATGCCTGGCTGATACCGCTGTTGCCGGCCTTTGCTTTCCTGCTTGGCGGGACCTTGCTGCGCCGTATCCCCTATGCTGCCGCTTGGACTGCCATTCTTGCCAGTACCGGCAGTCTGCTGCTGGCGCTGGGGGTGGCCGGCGGGATGGCTGATGGTCGGATTACCATGGTGCAGCCGCTTATCTATAAGGTTTTGTGGTTTTCGGTGCCTGGCTTGTCGGCTGATATGGGGGTATATCTGGACCCGCTGACGGCCATGATGCTCTGTGTGGTGACCTTGGTGTCGCTGCTGGTGCAGATCTATTCACTAGGCTATATGGCCGGTGATCCCGGTTTTGCCCGGTTTTATTCTTTCCTGTCTTTATTTGCTGCCTCCATGCTGGGGCTGGTGATTGCCGCTAATTTTATCCAGATGTATGTCTTCTGGGAACTGGTGGGCTTATGCTCTTACCTCTTGATTGGCTATTATTTTCATAAGGTTTCCGCCCGGGAGGCGGCCAAGAAGGCCTTCATGACCACGCGAATCGGCGATTTCGGTCTGCTGCTTGGCATATTGCTATTGCAGCTTATCTTCGGGACGCTGGACTTTGCTAAGCTGGGCCTGGCCATTCCCGACTATGTGGCACAGGAAGGGAGCGCGCTGTTAACAGTTGTGGCTCTCCTGATCTTTATCGGGCCTGTCGGCAAATCCGGTCAGTTTCCGCTCCATGTCTGGCTGCCTGATGCCATGGAAGGGCCGACGCCCGTGTCCGCTCTCATCCATGCGGCCACCATGGTGGTGGCCGGGGTGTATCTGATTGCCCGTGCTTATGTGCTGTTTCACTCCTTGCCGGCGGCGCTTACGGTGATTGCCTGGGTTGGTGCGTTTACCGCCCTGTTTGCCGCCGTCATTGCCGTGACGCAGCGGGAAATGAAGCGGATACTGGCTTATTCGACCATCAGTCAGCTCGGCTATATGATGCTGGCCCTTGGGGTAGGAAGTTTGACGGCCTCCATGTTTCATTTGATGACCCATGCTTTTTTTAAAGCGCTGATGTTTTTGGCGGCCGGTTCGGTGCTGCATGCGTTGCATGATACGGCGGATATTTTCAAAATGGGAGGCCTGCGGCGGCAGATGCCGTTCACCTTTGCCGCGATGGCTGTCGGGGTGATCGCCATTGCCGGCATTCCGCCTTTTGCCGGCTTTTATTCCAAGGATGAAATTCTGGCTGCCGCTTATGCTGTCAGTACGCCGCTTTACCTGATCGCGGTAGTGACCGCTTTCCTGACTGCCTTTTATATGGCCCGGCTGTTATTTGTCGCCTTTTTCGGCGAACCAAAACCGGAAAATCATGCCCATGAGTCGGGGCCGGCCATGCTGCTGCCCTTGCTGGTGCTTGGTACGCTGTCGGTCATAGGCGGTTATCTGGCCCATGCGGCAGGCTTTGGCCACTGGATTTATTTCGGAGAGGCCCATATGGCGCCGGTCAACTGGCTGGTAGCCGGCACATCGACGCTGGTGGCTGTGGTTGCCATTGCGCTGGCCTGGAGCATCTACGGGGCCGGTGTGATCAAACCCTATCAGGTGCGGGACCGGCTGGAGCTGTTATACCAGTTGAGTTATCATAAATTTTATATCGACGAAGCCTATGCCTGGCTGAACCGGCATATTGTCAACGGTTTTGGCCGGCTGCTGGCCTGGGTCGACATTCATCTGGTCGATGGACTGGTCAATCTGCTTGCCTTGACCGTCCGGTCGAGTGGCGCCGTGCTGCGGCGTACCGAAACCGGTCAATTGCAGCACTACGCGCTGGTCTTCTTCGGTGCCGCCCTGGTTATCCTGCTATGGATTACTTACGCGGGCCACTCGCTGGCTATGGCCTGGATTGGAGGGGGAGTACGATGAATGAGTTTCCGATACTGACAACGATTTTGCTGCTGCCCATCCTTGGCGCTTTGCTACTGTCCTGCCTGCCGCCGTTGGCGGAAAAAGCCATTAAAGTGGTTGCCGCGGTGATTATGGGAGCTGTGGCCGTATTGGCGGTCTATGCCTATGGGGCGTATGATTTTACTGTTGGCGGCATGCAATTTACCCAAACCATACCCTGGATTGCCGATCTCGGCGTCAATTATGCCGTAGGTGTCGACGGTATGTCGCTGCCGTTTTTGCTGCTGACCGCCCTGATCGGGTTTTCCGCCGTTTTTGCCTCCTGGAATCTGGAACAACGGCCTAAGGAGTTTTTTGTTCTGCTGCTGATTTTGCTGGCCGGTGTAACCGGTACGTTCATTGTCCGGGATTTATTCATCTTTCTCCTGTTTTATGAACTGGTGGTCATTCCGATCTATATCATGGTCATTATCTGGGGCTCTACCAAGCGGGTCAGTAAGGAATACGCCGGGATGAAGCTGACGATTTACCTGTTGATCGGCTCGGCGTTCATGCTGGTCGGCGTGGTGGCTCTCTATCTAAACGCTTTTCCCGCCGGGGCGCGCACCTTTAGCATGGAGCTATTAGCCCAGGCCCATCAACTGGGGCATTTATCGGAAGAGTTTCAGGTTTTCGCCTTTTTCCTGTTGCTTTTGGGTTTTGGTTCGCTGCTCTCCATGTGGCCCTTCCACAGTTGGTCGCCTGACGGCTATGCCGGGGCGCCGACGGCAGTGTCCATGATTCATGCCGGTGTTTTGAAGAAGATCGGCGGCTACGGTTTAATCCGCATCGGTCTGTTGGTATTGCCGCTGGGCTTGAAGTTCTGGGCGCCGCTGATCGCCGGTCTGGCGGTGGTCAATGTTCTCTATGCCGCTTTTATCGCTCTGGCGCAGAAGGATTTGAAATATGTTGTCGGCTATTCTTCGGTATCCCATATGGGCTATGTCTTAATCGGCATTGCGGCGTTAAACGGCACCGGTATCAGCGGCGCCATCGCCAACATGTTTGCCCATGGCATCATGAGCGCCCTGTTCTTTGCCATGATCGGCTATGTCTATGAGAAGACCCATATTCGGGAAATGGATGGTCTGGGCGGTTTGGCCCATCAGATGCCCCGGGTGGCTACCGGCTTTATGCTGGCTGGCATGGCCTCGCTGGGTTTGCCCGGTCTGATCGGCTTTGTGCCGGAGTTTACCATTTTTGTTGGAAGTTTCAGCCAGTATCCGGTATGTGCTGTACTGGCTATTGCGGGTATTGTCTTTACCGCGCTTTATGTTCTCAGGCTGTTGGCCAATGTACTGTTTGGCCCGCGGCGGCCCGAATTTGACCGGTACCGGGATGCCCGCGGCGCAGAATTAGTGCCACTCTTCGTCCTGGGGGCCGTGTTGGTAGCCTTTGGTCTCTTCCCGAACCTATTGATGCAAAAAATAAGCAGTGAAGTTTCGACGATGCTACCACTCTTGGCAAGCCTTCAAGATGCGCCTGCACTATGGGGAGGGATTTGGCGATGAACTTTTCTCTAATCGTACCTGAGCTATTGACGGCTTGTTTGGCGATGTTTCTGGTGGTGCTTGATTTGCTGCTGCCGGGGAAGGAAACCCGCCGCAGCCTTGGCTATCTGGCTGTTTTTGGATTGCTGGGCATTCTGACGGTTTTGCTGGGCCAGCAGGAAGCAAGCGGCGCTTTTTACGTCAATTTGTATACCGTCGACGGTTATGCCGTATTTCTAAAAGCGCTATTCTTAATTGCCGTGGCTTTGACGCTGCTCTTTTCCTTTGATCTGATCGAGCGCCTGCCTCGCTATAGCGGTGAATTCTACGCCTTGATCGTGTTCAGCGTGTTAGGGATGATGCTGATGGCTTCGGCTAATGACCTGATTACCCTGATTGTCGGGATGGGGGTCATGAATATCAGCTTTTACATTCTGGTAGGTTACCATTTCAAGGATATGCGCTCCAGTGAAGCGGGCGCCAAGTATCTGATCTTAAGCGCCGCTTCGACGGCGGTGCTCTTATACGGCGCCAGTCTGGTCTATGGCTATACCGGCAGTGTCCAGTTTGCCAAAATCTTTCAGGCCGTAGACCCGTCTCCGGCCATGCTGGGCGGGATGGCCATGCTGGTTATCGGTCTGGGCTTTAAAATTGCCGCCGTACCTTTTCACATGTGGTCGCCGGATATTTACGAAGGGGCGCCGCTGCCAGTAACAGCACTCTTGGCCATGTGCTCCAAAGTGGCTGCCTTTGCCGTCTTACTGCGTCTGCTCATCCAGGCATTGCCGGCGCTGGCTGACGGCTGGGTGGCGATTGCTGCTCTGTTAGCCGTGCTGAGTATGATTACCGGTAATGTGATCGCCATGAACCAACACAATATCAAACGGCTGCTGGCCTATTCTTCTATTGCCCAGGCCGGCTACCTGCTATGTGGCCTGGTGGCAGCCGATCAGGCCGGTGTCAAGGGGATACTCTTTTATAGCCTGCTCTACGTGTTTGCCAATGTGGGCGCCTTTGCCGTCATTACGGTAGTTAAGCTCCATTCGGGTTCGGAGGATATGGCAGCGTTTGCCGGACTAAGTCGGAAATCGCCGTTTCTGGCGGTGGTCATGACCGTTTCGTTGCTGTCGATGGCCGGCATTCCGCCAATGGCGGGGTTTGCCGGAAAGCTATACCTGTTTCTGGCTGTCGTCGAACGGGGGTATCTGTGGCTGGCCTTGCTGGGCTTTGTTATGTCGATGATTTCAGTATATTACTATCTGTTGGTTGCCAAGGTCATGTACTGGGGAGAGCCCACTGACGGGAGACGCCTGGAGGTTGGTGCTCCGCTTAAATGGGCGGCAGCCCTCAGTCTGATTGCAACCTTGCTGCTCGGTGTGTACCCCGGCCCGTTAGCCGACGTGGCAGCTTGGGCGGCGGCCAGTTTGTTTTAGATTTGTTAATCTGTTAGAAGCGAGCCTTTCCTCCTTACTTGGTGGGAAGGTTCGCTTTTTTATGTTGTGTCGTTTAAAGCGTAAAGACGGTATTTCCGGGCAAAGCAGGGAAGGCCATGAATACGTGGAAATAGTACAAATGGGCCTTCGGGGTTCTTCCATTACAAAACGTAGGAGAGATTGCAATGAATGTCAATTTATGCACTAAGAAAATGAAAACTATTATTGCCAGTATACAGACCCAGAATGAAATAGAAAAACTGCAGTCTTACGGGGCGATTGTTTCCATTATGGAGTTGTTTGACGATTTGGCCGAGATATTGGCCGTATCGGAGGATATTTACCAGCAGTACAAAACAAGCCTGCTCTGGCACTGCCAGGTGCTCTGCGGCCTGGAGGAAGCGGCAGGGCTGGATGAGGCAAGCCATGTCGAGGCTGCCTGTGAAGAGATTAGAAAACTGAAATCGGTCCATTGTTTTAATTGCAATTAAATTAGTGGACTGTCTACTCTGAAATCACAATTACTTCACGGATCTTTTTCCGTAATGCTTTGTTGTCGTCAGCTTACATATATCCTATATGCGTGCCTCCTCCGCCTTGCCTTACGAAAAAATTTCCGCGAATTCATTTGCATTTCCAAAGTAGGCGGTCCACTAAGAGTAGAATAATAAAGGCTGCTTTTTTCGTGAATTATCTGAGAATATCCGGCCGGAGATATTGACAGACTTAAAGATAGGGCTTATGATAACAGTAGAAAGATGAACAAACGACACAATACCCGCGCATATGTTCAAAGAGGAGACTGATATATGGACAGTAGTATGGAAAAGTCTTTGCTAACCAGAATTGCCTGGATGTATTATGTGCAGGATATGACGCAGGGAGAAATTGCGGCAAAGCTGAACTTCTCCCGAACCAAGATCACTCGTTGCCTGGCCAAGGCAAAGAATACGGGCATTGTTGAAATCCATATTGCCTCGGAGTATCGTGCCTGTCTGGATACTGAACAAGCCTTGAAAGATCGGTTTCCTTTTTTGGAAACGGTGGTTGTCCCGGCCGGTAATAGTGATGCCGTCACTAAGGAAGGCGCTGGTAAAGCCTGTGCCGGTTACCTGGAAAATATCCTGACAGATGGTGATGTTGTAGGCATTGCCTGGGGCTCTTCCCTGTATGAAGTGGGAAAATTCCTGGGGCTGAAAAAGCCGCTAAATATTACCGTCGTACAGCTCATGGGTGGACTCAACAGCAGTGAAACCATCAATCCGGAGGAGATTGTCAAGCAAATAGCCCGTCGGCTGCATGCCAACGGGGTATGGCTGAACACACCGGCCATGATGGACACGCCGGAAATCAAAAAAGCTCTGCTAAGTGATGAAGGTGTCAAACGGGTTCTGACCAAGGCCACCAGTTGCACCAAAGCGTTGTTTGGCGTTGGCGATGTTAGTGACGACGGTTCGCTGGTTATCAGTAATGCGCTGACCGTAGCCGAGATGGCAAAATTGCGGGATATGGGTGCGGCTGGCAATCTGCTCGGCTGGTTTTATGATGTCAACGGCAATCCGATCCATTCCTTTGTCAGCGACAGGGTGATATCCGTACCGTTTGAGGATATTAAACGGATTCCGCACAAAATCTGTCTAGCTACAGGCTCTAATAAGGCTGTGGCAATTTTGGGAGCCATTCGCGGCGGCTGCATGAATACGCTGGTCACCGATGAAGTGACGGCTCAGGAAGTATTGCGGCTGGCCCGGCAGTAATATGTTTTTTTGTTTGCATGGCGTATGTAATTTTTTTTGAATAAAAATGAACAAATGTGCAATTGGCGATGCATATGTGCTCTGGCGACTGGGCTATGCCGGGAGGGGTGGCCTGCCAAGAGCATATATGCATGACTAGGAAGCAAAACATTTATAGGAGGGAACAGGAATGAAAGTAGAGAAAGAGACTTTGTTAAAATGGTACAAAAAAATGCTGCATACGCGTTTTTTTGAATCCCAGGTAGACGCGTTTTTTGCCAAAGGTATGATTCATGGTACGACTCACTTGTCCATCGGGCAGGAGGCCTTTGCCATCGGTTCCACCGGGGCGTTGCGCGAGGATGATTTGATTACCAGCACCCACCGTGGTCATGGCGAGTGTATCGGGAAAGATGCTGATGTGAATTTAATGATGGCTGAGCTGATGGGTAAATCCAACGGCTACTGCAAGGGTAAAGGCGGCTCTATGCATATTGCCGACCTGGAAAAAGGAAATCTGGGGGCTAATGGTGTCGTTGGCGGCGGTTTTGCTATTGCAGCCGGTGCGGCGATGACTCAGCAAATGAAAAAGACCGGCAAGGTAGTGCTTTGTTACTTCGGGGATGGTGCCAGCAACGAGGGTTCCTTTCATGAAGCACTGAACCTGGCTTCCATCTGGAAGCTGCCGGTTGTCTTTATGTGCACTAATAATAAATATGGCATGTCCATGTCCACCGAACGAAGCATGAATGTGGAAACCGTAGCCAGCCGGGCCGCTGCCTATGGTATGCCGGGTGTCACCGTACCGGGCAATGATGTATTGAAAGTATATGAAGCCACCTTGGAAGCGGTGGAACGGGCCAGAAGAGGCGAAGGGCCGTCGATTGTGGAAGGTCTTACCTACCGTTGGCTGGGCCATTCCAAGAGTGATGCCAACCGGTATCGCACGAAGGAAGAGATTGAAGAATGGAAAACCAAGTGCCCCATCAAGGCTTTTGAAAAATACTTAATGGAAAACAAAGTGGCTACCAGAGAAGAACTGGATGCTATAACCGCCACGGCAAAAGAAGACATTGCTCAGGCTGTAGCGTTTGCTCAGGCCGGTTCCTATCCCGGTATTGAAACGTTAGAAGAAGACGTATACGCGTAAAGGAGTGGATAGATAATGGCAGTAATCACATATAAAGAGGCTGTAAGACAGGCCATGCAGGAAGAAATGCGCCGCGACGAGACGGTCTTTCTGATGGGTGAGGATGTAGGTATTTACGGTGGTGCTTTCGGTGTGTCACTGGGCATGCTGGATGAATTTGGCGAGGAACGTGTGCGGGATACGCCGATTTCGGAAGCGGCTATTTCCGGTGCGGCCGCCGGCGCTGCCGTCACAGGCAT contains these protein-coding regions:
- a CDS encoding NADH-quinone oxidoreductase subunit N → MNFSLIVPELLTACLAMFLVVLDLLLPGKETRRSLGYLAVFGLLGILTVLLGQQEASGAFYVNLYTVDGYAVFLKALFLIAVALTLLFSFDLIERLPRYSGEFYALIVFSVLGMMLMASANDLITLIVGMGVMNISFYILVGYHFKDMRSSEAGAKYLILSAASTAVLLYGASLVYGYTGSVQFAKIFQAVDPSPAMLGGMAMLVIGLGFKIAAVPFHMWSPDIYEGAPLPVTALLAMCSKVAAFAVLLRLLIQALPALADGWVAIAALLAVLSMITGNVIAMNQHNIKRLLAYSSIAQAGYLLCGLVAADQAGVKGILFYSLLYVFANVGAFAVITVVKLHSGSEDMAAFAGLSRKSPFLAVVMTVSLLSMAGIPPMAGFAGKLYLFLAVVERGYLWLALLGFVMSMISVYYYLLVAKVMYWGEPTDGRRLEVGAPLKWAAALSLIATLLLGVYPGPLADVAAWAAASLF
- a CDS encoding thiamine pyrophosphate-dependent dehydrogenase E1 component subunit alpha, with amino-acid sequence MKVEKETLLKWYKKMLHTRFFESQVDAFFAKGMIHGTTHLSIGQEAFAIGSTGALREDDLITSTHRGHGECIGKDADVNLMMAELMGKSNGYCKGKGGSMHIADLEKGNLGANGVVGGGFAIAAGAAMTQQMKKTGKVVLCYFGDGASNEGSFHEALNLASIWKLPVVFMCTNNKYGMSMSTERSMNVETVASRAAAYGMPGVTVPGNDVLKVYEATLEAVERARRGEGPSIVEGLTYRWLGHSKSDANRYRTKEEIEEWKTKCPIKAFEKYLMENKVATREELDAITATAKEDIAQAVAFAQAGSYPGIETLEEDVYA
- a CDS encoding sugar-binding transcriptional regulator, whose amino-acid sequence is MDSSMEKSLLTRIAWMYYVQDMTQGEIAAKLNFSRTKITRCLAKAKNTGIVEIHIASEYRACLDTEQALKDRFPFLETVVVPAGNSDAVTKEGAGKACAGYLENILTDGDVVGIAWGSSLYEVGKFLGLKKPLNITVVQLMGGLNSSETINPEEIVKQIARRLHANGVWLNTPAMMDTPEIKKALLSDEGVKRVLTKATSCTKALFGVGDVSDDGSLVISNALTVAEMAKLRDMGAAGNLLGWFYDVNGNPIHSFVSDRVISVPFEDIKRIPHKICLATGSNKAVAILGAIRGGCMNTLVTDEVTAQEVLRLARQ
- a CDS encoding complex I subunit 4 family protein; its protein translation is MNEFPILTTILLLPILGALLLSCLPPLAEKAIKVVAAVIMGAVAVLAVYAYGAYDFTVGGMQFTQTIPWIADLGVNYAVGVDGMSLPFLLLTALIGFSAVFASWNLEQRPKEFFVLLLILLAGVTGTFIVRDLFIFLLFYELVVIPIYIMVIIWGSTKRVSKEYAGMKLTIYLLIGSAFMLVGVVALYLNAFPAGARTFSMELLAQAHQLGHLSEEFQVFAFFLLLLGFGSLLSMWPFHSWSPDGYAGAPTAVSMIHAGVLKKIGGYGLIRIGLLVLPLGLKFWAPLIAGLAVVNVLYAAFIALAQKDLKYVVGYSSVSHMGYVLIGIAALNGTGISGAIANMFAHGIMSALFFAMIGYVYEKTHIREMDGLGGLAHQMPRVATGFMLAGMASLGLPGLIGFVPEFTIFVGSFSQYPVCAVLAIAGIVFTALYVLRLLANVLFGPRRPEFDRYRDARGAELVPLFVLGAVLVAFGLFPNLLMQKISSEVSTMLPLLASLQDAPALWGGIWR